One part of the Odontesthes bonariensis isolate fOdoBon6 chromosome 15, fOdoBon6.hap1, whole genome shotgun sequence genome encodes these proteins:
- the nfic gene encoding nuclear factor 1 C-type isoform X3 codes for MTKEEERAVKDELLGEKAEVKQKWASRLLAKLRKDIRPECREDFVLSITGKKAACCVLSNPDQKGKMRRIDCLRQADKVWRLDLVMVILFKGIPLESTDGERLVKGGQCSNPVLCVQPRHISVSVKELDLYLAFYVQEKEAEQSRSPSRTGVGSDQEDSRTATMDGPEFQESFVTSGVFSVAELVQVSRTPVITGVGPGFSMGELQGHLAYDLNQSVNQPVSLRRSLASTSSSGSKRHKSGSVEEDADSPGGEYYHSPSSPASSSRNWTDDMEGGMSPVKKAELDSPSPQEDSPRMGSFTQHHRPVIAVHSGLSRSPHPSSSLHFPSSSYFPHGTIRYPPHLAQDPLKDLVSLACDPANQSPSSLNGSTQVKVPSHYISSQMLAPPGPAPSLTSPTSSLPRPTLSSESKAPTSSSDGGANSPTSPTYSAPGTPPANRSSFVGVTPRDPGGLYQAQSWYLGN; via the exons GTGAAACAGAAGTGGGCCAGCCGTCTTTTGGCTAAGCTAAGGAAGGACATAAGGCCTGAATGCAGAGAGGATTTTGTCCTGTCCATCACTGGGAAAAAAGCTGCGTGTTGTGTCTTGTCAAACCCTGACCAGAAAGGCAAAATGAGACGCATAGACTGTCTTCGTCAAGCTGACAAG GTGTGGCGGTTGGACCTGGTGATGGTTATCCTTTTTAAAGGAATCCCTCTGGAAAGCACAGATGGAGAGCGGCTGGTGAAAGGAGGCCAGTGCTCCAATCCTGTGCTGTGTGTCCAGCCTCGACACATTTCTGTCTCTGTCAAGGAGCTTGACCTCTACCTCGCTTTCTATGTACAGGAAAAAG aagcagagcagagcagaagtcCCAGTCGTACTGGAGTGGGCTCTGATCAGGAGGACAGTCGAACAGCCACCATGG atggtccagagtTCCAGGAGAGTTTTGTGACATCAGGAGTTTTCAGTGTTGCTGAGCTGGTCCAGGTTTCAAGAA CTCCGGTAATAACAGGAGTAGGACCTGGTTTCTCTATGGGGGAGCTCCAGGGTCACCTTGCCTATGACCTCAACCAGTCTGTCAACCAGCCAGTCAGCCTCAGACGAtcactggccagcacatcaTCCAGCGG GAGTAAACGTCATAAGTCCGGCTCCGTAGAGGAAGACGCTGACAGTCCTGGAGGAGAATATTATCACTCACCTTCATCCCCTGCAAGCAGCTCCAGAAACTGGACTGATGACATGGAAGGAG GTATGTCTCCTGTGAAGAAGGCAGAGCTGGACAGTCCCTCTCCTCAAGAAGACTCGCCAAGAATGGGTTCCTTCACTCAGCACCACCGTCCAGTCATAGCTGTGCACAGTG GTCTGTCTCGGAGTCCTCATCCATCTTCATCTCTTCACTTTCCCTCCTCTTCCTACTTTCCCCATGGAACAATCCGCTATCCTCCTCACCTGGCCCAAGACCCCCTAAAAGATCTGGTCTCATTAGCCTGTGATCCTGCAAATCAGTCCCCGAGCTCG CTGAATGGCAGCACCCAGGTTAAAGTGCCCAGCCATTACATCTCCTCTCAGATGTTGGCACCCCCTGGACCGGCACCATCCCTGACTAGTCCCACATCCTCCCTCCCTAGACCAACACTTTCCTCAGAGTCAAAGGCCCCTACCTCCTCCTCTGATGGGGGAGCAAATTCCCCAACATCACCCA CATACTCTGCTCCTGGGACACCTCCTGCCAATCGATCTTCCTTCGTTGGAGTCACCCCTCGAGACCCAGGTGGACTCTACCAAGCCCAG